From Rhopalosiphum padi isolate XX-2018 chromosome 2, ASM2088224v1, whole genome shotgun sequence:
gacagtaaaatattatgataattagtgTTCATTGTAGTTTAtactaacaaaatgtataagacAAGTGTGCTATGGTTGTGTACTTTACTGTGGTCAGTTGGGATAGCAGTCAGTCCGATACCATCACGGTCACCAgtaaaaaatactaatgttGATTGTACAGGACCCATTGCATTTTCATCAACTGGGAGTACATCAGTCCATTCTACAGGTCTGGTAGCGTATAAACAGAATATCGTAAATTTAGCTGTTACATGGGATCGTGAGGTTGGTGTCTTCACTTGCGCTTGTTCCGGCCTCTACCAATTCTCTTTCACTGGTTCCACCGAAGAAAATACAAGGTAATATGTATTGGTTACAAGGGAATAGACTTTTAGACAACCAtgctaacaaaataataatataggatgGTGTTGAAGAAAAGATTAAACAACGGTAAACAGTGGACACCAATTATAGCAACGAAACCAGGTGGTGGATCAGCTACAATACTTTTGGAAGTAGAAGGTGGAGATCAGGTAGCTGTACATTTGGATGGAAATTCAAAAAAGTTCAATGCTAGACATGAACAAGACGTAGAAGTTACATCGTTCAGTGGTTACAGAATAGCAAAATcttagtaaaaataaagtattgctttaattacatataacacAATACAAGATTGGTATTATTGTTaacaaaaaacctaaaaattaaaaaacatcttTAACCTTGAAAATTACTGAGTAAACAAGAATTGATATGGAAAACCTAGttgattttctaaaatattatttatacttataaaaaaacatttttttaatatgctgTATGTATTACTGATGAATTATCGTtagtaataagtttaaaattgatttaatatataattaacacatacacacaagaaataaacgttaaaaataaaacaggaaagattatcttattaatttaatattgatcaaAATCAGTAAATAAATTACCACAGAAAATTGAAAGTAAAACAAGACATTATTAGAATGAATGAGTTAAAGTTAACCATTTttaatagatagatagatattttatttattaatatttcaaataataattaatttataagtatattttcaaaaactatccATAGTAAGTATGCATATTAACAAATAAGTATGGTAataaaattatggtaattaatttttaacctcTGCCTATAGTTggtagtaattagtaatattcTAGTTTActaaagaagttaaaaatataaataacaataacatacattttggtTTGTTActcttaaaatttcaatttagatttgttattttttttcaattattattattagaaatcgtaaatttgataattttttttaacacttatctattttttaaactaattatattttaggattCCTAATatcatatctaataaatattgttaaaaatgcatCAAAACCACATtagtaaatttctttttttttaatatgaagctcttaacattttctatatacattaaaaaaatagcaataaataaaacatttacagcacattaaaatacataaaaaataaattaaaataagtaacttGCATTCAAATTAAACTTCTATGGCTAATAACAGAGATTactcgtacataataataataataataataataaaaggaatAATAACCAATTACAAACTGAGcgacaaatacaaaataatagaagTTTAAAAACTCGTTgcacttataaaataatcatttaaattgattataaaagtagatttattaatataaaatataaaattaaatttataataaaataggtttagttattaaataaattcacagctttttgaaatatttgttttgggatatattagaataaatggCACCGTTGCTTTGGACCacaatagattattttaatttattaaacatattatgtatataaatatataaatatattttaattaacattttattagttcatattattttacctaatttaaaGCAGCAGATGTTAATAATGCAACTCCTCTTTCATAAAATGTGTGATGATCTTGTCCGGGAGCTACATCTAGTTCCACGGTGAATAATAATTCAGCTCGAGTAGAATTCAAGTATACTGGCAAAGACAGTTTATCAGGTCTTAGACGATCTTCAGCTGATACGctgtaaaattcaatttttacttaGAAAATATACCTTCACAagacatttttagtaaataaaatatatacttactgtGTCCATCGTAACAATGTTACTGGTAAATCAGTCATTATGGATGAAGTTAATAACAACTGATTATTACGACATTGCGCACCTTGCAGTTTTAAAccttaaatcataaaaaaaatggttaataatagaatttttttcctTTGTATTACAACTTACCAATAACACCAAAGCTACATTCATCCTGTTGAACTGAATCATACTCTAATGCATCAGTAATAGTTACATCTAGTATCAATTCTTCTA
This genomic window contains:
- the LOC132920027 gene encoding uncharacterized protein LOC132920027, with translation MYKTSVLWLCTLLWSVGIAVSPIPSRSPVKNTNVDCTGPIAFSSTGSTSVHSTGLVAYKQNIVNLAVTWDREVGVFTCACSGLYQFSFTGSTEENTRMVLKKRLNNGKQWTPIIATKPGGGSATILLEVEGGDQVAVHLDGNSKKFNARHEQDVEVTSFSGYRIAKS